From the genome of Ignavibacteriales bacterium, one region includes:
- a CDS encoding RNA polymerase sigma factor: MKETDNKFITSLVESSKKGSRNAFMQLVEINLGNIYLLCLRMLADSKLAENLTKEVFLLSWKNIKQVRTDTSFAKWLHGFAVFTILQNFRKKNSELSKASEIQNMGRKISASSNSLERIIYQLDEMERMIFILHDIENYSVEEIADLFENISVNDIKSYLFVARNYLVEELKK; encoded by the coding sequence ATGAAAGAAACTGACAATAAATTTATTACCAGCCTGGTTGAGTCTTCTAAAAAAGGAAGCAGAAATGCTTTTATGCAACTTGTTGAAATAAATCTTGGAAATATTTATCTGCTTTGTTTAAGAATGTTGGCTGATTCTAAATTAGCGGAAAATCTAACCAAAGAAGTTTTTTTATTATCTTGGAAAAACATTAAGCAAGTAAGAACTGATACTTCATTTGCAAAGTGGTTGCACGGTTTTGCTGTATTTACAATTCTTCAAAATTTCAGAAAAAAGAATTCAGAATTATCTAAGGCATCAGAAATTCAGAATATGGGTCGAAAAATTTCAGCAAGTTCAAATTCTCTGGAAAGAATTATTTACCAACTGGATGAGATGGAAAGGATGATTTTTATATTACATGATATTGAGAATTATTCGGTTGAAGAAATAGCTGATTTGTTTGAAAATATTTCTGTAAATGATATTAAATCCTACCTATTTGTTGCCAGAAATTATTTAGTAGAGGAATTGAAGAAATGA
- a CDS encoding FecR domain-containing protein, with protein MNCFEITPLLLDYFDNLISEEQKKEIENHVKDCIKCSKDFKIFTDFFSQIESLPQSVQPPKGILDQIFNEINNESELKDNNSNAVLSKNKLRKIKKQQRLLEEKEKADHSKIKKLPLDLLEKPINEINFKSRFSKKKILVILPLLIAILVICLYLYTSLQENYPWEIIKSEGSYVIQNRLTDQKKFYLDDKLITHDYSNVTVKIADFGLLHIDQNSIIKLIDAQKGENRIKLFQGSVSANTWTQTGKFSIETQNAITTENKSNFKINYFADTTTVINVISGFVEINSGNNVFMLPEGYTFKIHQNETGIPVNNSSTGNLKIALIEFEKKHDQNSFNIILNESAEFDALTLWHIFPLIDEHLRGKLFDKLNSFYAAPNGVTKQGILELNKEMLKKWWDEIAWQI; from the coding sequence ATGAATTGCTTTGAAATAACACCTCTGCTTCTTGATTATTTTGATAATCTAATATCTGAAGAACAAAAAAAAGAAATTGAAAACCATGTAAAGGATTGCATTAAATGTTCAAAGGATTTTAAAATTTTTACGGACTTTTTTTCTCAAATTGAATCCCTTCCCCAAAGCGTTCAGCCACCAAAAGGAATTCTGGATCAGATATTCAATGAAATTAATAATGAATCAGAACTAAAAGATAATAATTCAAATGCGGTTTTAAGCAAAAATAAACTTAGGAAAATTAAAAAACAGCAACGATTGTTGGAGGAAAAAGAAAAAGCTGATCATAGTAAAATTAAAAAACTTCCGCTGGATCTATTAGAAAAACCAATAAATGAAATAAATTTTAAATCTCGATTTTCCAAAAAGAAAATTTTAGTCATTCTTCCTCTGCTTATTGCAATATTAGTAATTTGTTTGTACTTGTACACCTCACTTCAAGAAAATTATCCGTGGGAAATAATTAAATCGGAAGGAAGTTATGTTATTCAGAATCGATTAACTGATCAAAAGAAATTTTATCTTGATGATAAATTAATAACACATGATTATTCAAATGTAACTGTTAAAATTGCCGATTTTGGACTGCTCCATATTGATCAGAATTCAATTATTAAATTGATAGATGCACAAAAGGGGGAAAATAGAATAAAATTATTCCAAGGTTCTGTGAGTGCTAATACCTGGACTCAGACGGGGAAATTTTCTATAGAAACACAGAATGCAATTACAACTGAAAATAAAAGCAATTTTAAAATAAATTATTTTGCAGACACAACAACTGTAATTAATGTAATTAGTGGATTTGTTGAGATTAATTCTGGGAATAATGTGTTTATGCTTCCTGAAGGATATACTTTTAAAATACATCAAAATGAAACTGGTATTCCTGTAAACAATAGTTCAACTGGAAATTTAAAAATTGCATTAATAGAATTTGAAAAAAAGCATGATCAGAATTCGTTTAATATCATCCTTAATGAATCAGCTGAGTTTGATGCTCTTACTTTATGGCATATTTTCCCTTTAATTGATGAACACTTGAGAGGTAAATTATTTGATAAACTTAATTCCTTTTATGCTGCTCCAAATGGTGTAACAAAACAAGGAATACTTGAATTAAACAAAGAAATGTTGAAAAAATGGTGGGACGAAATAGCCTGGCAAATTTAA
- the dnaX gene encoding DNA polymerase III subunit gamma/tau encodes MSYVVTARKWRPALFEEVIGQEHITITLKNAIKNNRIAHAYIFAGPRGVGKTTTARILAKTLNCLHPKDAEPCNECEMCKSFNSSQSLDIIEIDGASNRRIDEIRTLRESVKYAPTKGKYKVYIIDEVHMLTTESFNALLKTLEEPPEYTIFIFATTDVHKVPLTIISRCQRFDFRRIELNPIKKLLKKIADEEKIKIDDQSLTIIAKKADGALRDAESIFDQIIAFSGNEIEAETLSNMLNLINEDTFFTISDAILDKKFAASFEVTKMVYEKGWNFIDFLNGLIEHFRNILTINLSGNADLIESAEIYKEKYFNYKNKFTESDLLRILNFLNKTQQELRYTQNHRLKIEIALCSLIGLEKSSLIKDVIQKLEEIKKKVPAYSVSESNNLFYTSDNLEKKETPVLIKTGIQSLTESSSTIKKSDNMDLTIKWKNFIQTINNEKILVASALSNLQLVSLESNKLNVHGSDESINIMLNQNKKFIDQRLSEFFGKTISLNNEYSSTETFYTSQTAEPKQKVNNGDDLAGRKENSLIDSIKKELKGEEIN; translated from the coding sequence ATGAGTTATGTTGTTACCGCAAGAAAATGGCGACCGGCACTTTTTGAAGAGGTGATTGGTCAGGAGCATATTACTATTACTTTAAAAAATGCTATTAAAAACAATAGAATTGCACATGCTTATATTTTTGCAGGTCCGCGTGGAGTTGGTAAAACTACTACAGCAAGAATTCTTGCAAAAACTTTGAATTGCTTACACCCTAAAGATGCAGAACCTTGCAATGAATGCGAGATGTGTAAATCTTTCAACTCATCCCAATCGCTTGATATTATTGAAATAGATGGTGCATCTAACAGAAGAATAGATGAAATACGTACGCTTAGAGAATCAGTAAAATATGCACCTACCAAAGGCAAATATAAAGTTTACATCATTGATGAAGTGCATATGTTAACAACTGAATCATTTAATGCACTTTTGAAAACTTTGGAGGAACCACCTGAATACACGATTTTTATTTTTGCAACAACTGATGTTCATAAAGTACCGCTAACAATAATTTCACGATGCCAGCGTTTCGATTTCAGAAGGATTGAATTAAATCCAATTAAGAAATTATTAAAGAAAATTGCAGATGAAGAAAAAATAAAGATTGATGATCAATCGCTTACTATAATAGCAAAAAAAGCAGATGGTGCATTACGCGATGCTGAAAGTATTTTTGATCAGATTATTGCCTTTAGCGGTAATGAGATTGAAGCAGAAACACTTTCCAATATGCTGAATCTTATTAATGAAGATACATTCTTTACAATATCTGATGCAATTCTTGATAAAAAATTCGCAGCTTCATTTGAAGTAACTAAAATGGTGTACGAAAAAGGTTGGAATTTTATTGACTTCCTAAATGGTTTAATAGAACATTTTAGAAATATTTTAACAATTAATCTTTCTGGAAATGCTGATCTTATTGAAAGTGCGGAAATCTATAAGGAAAAATATTTCAACTATAAAAACAAATTTACTGAAAGTGATTTGCTGAGGATTTTAAATTTCCTAAACAAAACACAACAAGAATTAAGATACACACAAAATCATCGTTTAAAGATTGAGATTGCACTTTGCAGCTTAATTGGATTGGAAAAATCTTCCTTAATAAAAGATGTTATTCAAAAGTTGGAAGAAATAAAAAAAAAAGTTCCAGCTTATAGCGTAAGTGAATCCAACAATTTATTCTACACTTCCGATAATCTTGAAAAGAAAGAAACTCCGGTTTTAATTAAAACAGGGATCCAATCTTTAACGGAATCTTCCTCTACAATAAAAAAATCTGATAATATGGACTTGACGATCAAATGGAAAAATTTTATTCAAACAATTAATAATGAAAAAATCCTTGTCGCTTCTGCTTTATCTAATTTGCAATTAGTCAGTCTTGAAAGTAATAAACTTAACGTTCATGGCAGTGATGAATCTATTAATATAATGTTAAATCAAAACAAGAAATTTATTGATCAAAGACTTAGTGAATTCTTTGGGAAAACTATTTCCTTAAATAATGAATACAGCTCCACAGAAACTTTTTATACTTCACAAACTGCCGAGCCTAAACAAAAAGTAAATAATGGGGATGATTTAGCAGGAAGGAAAGAAAATTCTTTGATTGATTCTATTAAAAAAGAATTAAAAGGTGAGGAAATAAATTAA
- a CDS encoding GAF domain-containing protein has protein sequence MSESIIIDNYLSDQEKYLALIPQLKILIDENDYILTSLSNFTAALKQTFDKISWVGFYLYTGRELILGPFQGKIACTKIEIGKGVCGTAAIEKQTVIVPDVEKFPGHIACDSESKSEIVIPLIKNDKLYGVLDLDSCALNSFDETDKKYLESICKLLLEKLNFDKLIIT, from the coding sequence ATGTCAGAATCAATAATAATTGATAATTATTTATCCGATCAAGAAAAATATCTTGCTTTAATACCGCAGTTGAAAATTTTAATTGATGAGAATGATTACATTTTAACAAGTCTTTCTAACTTTACTGCTGCTTTAAAGCAAACGTTTGATAAAATAAGCTGGGTTGGTTTTTATCTTTATACCGGAAGAGAATTAATTCTTGGTCCATTCCAGGGGAAAATTGCTTGTACAAAGATTGAGATTGGTAAAGGAGTTTGCGGAACAGCAGCAATTGAAAAACAAACGGTTATTGTACCTGATGTTGAAAAATTTCCAGGACATATTGCCTGCGATTCTGAATCTAAATCAGAAATTGTTATACCGCTGATTAAAAACGACAAACTTTACGGTGTATTGGATCTGGATAGTTGTGCACTTAATTCTTTTGATGAAACTGATAAAAAATATCTAGAAAGTATCTGCAAGTTGTTATTAGAAAAATTAAATTTTGATAAACTTATTATCACATAA
- the lon gene encoding endopeptidase La yields MKVVEKTKLAELIDSSFVDEVPKNLPILPLRDNVIFPYMIFPVLVGREQSIKAANYALESSKYIFLAAQKRANIDEPKKEDIFLEGTVAKIIQILKLPNGLMKILVDGIIQGRILEFTENPDFFEARIEIILPQEENAVEMNALIRQMTHLFKEYVKINRTIPSEAINAYDNIEEPDRKLFYVAANITQNIEVKQTILAKFTIKEQLYEVIKILNSEIDILKVEKEIEHKVQENIAKTQRKFIIQEQIRILQDELGDEDEASPEFIRLRDLVKKAKMPKHAEDRANEELNKLKKTPPMSPESTVIRNYLEWLIDVPWYQKTIDNLDINYVRKILDEDHYGLDKPKERIVEHIAVLNLVKQMKGQILCFTGPPGVGKTSLGKSIARAIGRNFVRISLGGVRDEAEIRGHRRTYIGSLPGKIIQSMKKAGTVNPIILMDEIDKMSMDFRGDPSSALLEVLDPEQNHTFNDHYFDLDYDLSQVMFITTANIKYNIPLPLQDRMEIIELPGYLEHEKLQIAKRHIIPKQLVAHGLQDKHVSFEDSSVIKIISEYTREAGVRNMEREIATVCRKTARDIVLRQLKNGKESKKNKEYPITENKVAECLGVPKYRRQRTTQEARIGSVVGLAWTSVGGEILNVDATIMNGTERLSLTGQLGDVMKESAQAALSYIRSNTKLLGLDSNFQKGKEIHIHLPEGAIPKDGPSAGITMAMAMYSAFSGRAAKNNVAMTGEITLRGNVLPIGGLNEKLLAAQRVGINTVLIPKENEKDLVEIQEEVKKGLNIVSIEKIVDALPFVFESIKTQKIKKKNKLKK; encoded by the coding sequence TTGAAAGTTGTTGAGAAAACGAAGTTAGCAGAATTAATTGATAGTTCGTTTGTAGATGAAGTACCAAAAAATTTACCAATCCTACCACTACGTGATAACGTTATTTTTCCTTATATGATCTTCCCTGTCCTTGTTGGAAGAGAGCAATCCATAAAAGCAGCAAACTATGCACTGGAAAGTTCAAAATATATTTTTCTTGCCGCTCAAAAAAGAGCTAATATAGACGAACCGAAGAAGGAAGATATTTTTCTCGAAGGTACCGTTGCAAAGATTATTCAAATCCTTAAGCTGCCAAACGGTTTAATGAAAATTTTAGTTGATGGAATAATTCAGGGACGAATTTTAGAATTTACAGAAAACCCTGATTTCTTTGAGGCAAGGATAGAAATTATTCTACCACAGGAAGAAAATGCAGTTGAGATGAATGCATTGATTAGACAAATGACTCATTTGTTTAAAGAGTATGTAAAGATAAACCGCACAATTCCATCAGAAGCAATAAATGCTTATGACAATATTGAAGAGCCGGATAGGAAATTATTTTATGTTGCAGCAAACATCACCCAGAACATTGAAGTAAAACAAACAATACTTGCTAAGTTTACAATTAAAGAACAGCTTTATGAAGTAATAAAAATTTTGAATTCGGAAATTGACATTCTGAAAGTGGAAAAGGAAATTGAACATAAAGTACAAGAAAATATTGCTAAGACTCAGCGAAAGTTTATAATACAAGAGCAGATTAGAATTTTGCAGGATGAACTTGGAGACGAAGATGAAGCCTCACCAGAATTTATCCGGTTGCGGGACTTGGTTAAAAAGGCTAAAATGCCAAAGCATGCTGAAGACAGAGCCAATGAAGAATTGAACAAACTCAAAAAAACTCCACCTATGTCACCTGAATCAACAGTTATCAGAAATTATCTTGAGTGGTTGATAGATGTTCCATGGTATCAGAAAACTATCGATAACCTGGACATCAATTACGTGCGTAAAATTCTGGATGAAGACCATTATGGTTTAGATAAACCTAAAGAAAGAATAGTTGAGCATATTGCCGTACTTAACCTTGTTAAACAAATGAAAGGACAAATTTTATGTTTTACCGGACCTCCGGGAGTTGGCAAAACTTCACTTGGTAAATCTATTGCAAGAGCCATCGGAAGAAATTTTGTAAGAATTAGTCTTGGCGGTGTTAGAGATGAAGCAGAAATTCGCGGACATAGAAGAACTTATATTGGTTCTCTGCCAGGAAAAATAATTCAATCAATGAAAAAAGCTGGAACGGTAAATCCTATTATTCTGATGGATGAAATTGATAAAATGAGTATGGATTTTCGCGGCGATCCATCATCAGCTTTGCTTGAAGTATTGGATCCTGAGCAGAATCATACATTTAATGATCATTACTTTGATCTTGATTACGATTTATCGCAGGTTATGTTTATAACAACTGCAAATATAAAATACAACATCCCTCTTCCGTTGCAAGACAGAATGGAAATAATTGAATTACCCGGATACCTGGAACATGAAAAACTTCAGATAGCAAAACGGCACATCATTCCAAAGCAGCTTGTTGCACATGGATTGCAGGATAAACATGTTTCGTTCGAGGATTCATCAGTAATCAAAATTATTTCTGAATATACCCGTGAAGCCGGTGTGCGAAATATGGAACGTGAAATTGCAACCGTTTGCAGAAAAACTGCGCGGGATATCGTATTAAGACAGCTTAAAAATGGAAAAGAAAGTAAAAAGAATAAAGAATATCCGATCACTGAAAACAAAGTTGCCGAATGTCTTGGAGTTCCAAAGTATAGAAGGCAGCGCACAACACAAGAAGCACGAATAGGCAGCGTGGTTGGTTTAGCCTGGACAAGCGTTGGCGGTGAAATTTTAAATGTTGATGCTACAATAATGAATGGTACGGAACGCTTGTCTTTAACTGGTCAGCTTGGTGATGTTATGAAGGAATCTGCACAAGCAGCACTAAGTTATATCCGTTCCAATACTAAACTATTAGGATTGGATTCAAATTTTCAAAAAGGAAAAGAAATACATATTCATCTTCCGGAAGGTGCAATTCCAAAAGATGGACCATCAGCAGGAATTACAATGGCGATGGCAATGTACTCAGCATTTAGTGGCAGAGCCGCTAAAAACAATGTTGCAATGACCGGTGAAATAACTCTCCGCGGAAATGTTTTACCAATTGGTGGGTTAAATGAAAAATTGTTGGCTGCTCAACGAGTGGGAATTAATACGGTTCTTATTCCAAAAGAGAATGAGAAAGATTTAGTTGAGATTCAGGAAGAAGTTAAAAAAGGTTTGAATATTGTTTCCATCGAAAAAATTGTTGATGCTCTACCATTTGTTTTTGAGTCAATAAAAACACAAAAGATTAAAAAGAAAAATAAGCTGAAGAAGTAA
- a CDS encoding inositol monophosphatase family protein codes for MIDNVIKISKEAGEIIKQAFRTNFSVEYKTNESNLVTEIDKKSEKLIIDFIKKKYPSHGILAEETGGDYLNKEFVWVIDPLDGTTNFAHGLPIFSVSIGVQKNGKSICGVVYDIMRGVLYSTEFGSGSFCNGRRMKVSENENLSHSVLVTGFPYDIAENPGNAIDIFATFIKKSRAIRRLGSAAIDFCYVADGVFDGFWEVNLNPWDICAGRLIVEEAGGLVSDFAGNEKDIFCKQILATNGKVSKRMLQELSNFT; via the coding sequence ATGATCGATAATGTAATTAAAATTTCTAAAGAAGCCGGAGAGATAATTAAACAGGCATTCAGAACTAACTTTTCAGTTGAATATAAGACTAATGAATCGAATCTTGTAACGGAAATAGATAAAAAATCTGAAAAGCTAATTATTGATTTTATTAAGAAAAAATATCCATCTCACGGAATTCTTGCTGAAGAAACTGGTGGCGATTATTTAAATAAAGAATTTGTTTGGGTTATAGATCCGCTTGATGGCACAACTAATTTTGCACATGGTTTACCAATTTTTTCTGTTTCAATTGGAGTACAGAAGAATGGAAAATCAATTTGCGGAGTTGTTTATGATATAATGAGAGGTGTTTTATATTCAACTGAATTTGGTTCCGGTTCTTTTTGTAATGGACGACGGATGAAAGTGAGCGAGAATGAGAATTTGAGTCACAGCGTTTTGGTAACAGGTTTTCCATATGATATTGCCGAGAATCCTGGAAACGCAATTGATATTTTTGCAACATTTATTAAAAAAAGCAGAGCTATTAGAAGACTTGGATCTGCGGCAATTGATTTTTGTTATGTTGCCGATGGAGTATTTGATGGCTTCTGGGAGGTTAATCTAAATCCTTGGGATATTTGCGCTGGCAGGTTAATTGTTGAAGAAGCTGGCGGTTTGGTATCTGATTTTGCAGGAAATGAAAAAGATATTTTTTGTAAACAAATACTTGCAACTAATGGAAAAGTAAGTAAAAGAATGTTACAAGAATTATCAAATTTTACATAG
- the cmk gene encoding (d)CMP kinase encodes MKTHRFLVSLPSMFNKFIITIDGPAGSGKSTTAKLIAAKLGYTYLDTGAMYRAITYLALKKNLTDNEDEIIKLAENVRINLNFSNGKTIVVINDEDVTEEIRSFEVNSRVSDVSLIPGVRKALVKLQRKIGENTNIVAEGRDIGTVVFPEAEVKIFLIATLEERAKRRLKEFEQKGERITIKEIQENLSKRDYIDSHREVSPLMKADGAFEVDTSDLTIEEQVNKILKIAEVVSNKMKSVIVKDV; translated from the coding sequence TTGAAGACACACCGCTTTTTAGTATCTTTACCATCAATGTTTAATAAATTTATTATCACTATCGATGGTCCGGCAGGTTCTGGAAAAAGTACAACTGCTAAGCTAATTGCTGCTAAATTAGGTTACACATACCTGGATACCGGGGCTATGTATAGGGCAATAACTTACCTGGCTCTTAAAAAGAATTTAACCGACAATGAAGATGAGATTATTAAATTAGCTGAAAATGTTCGGATTAATTTGAACTTTTCAAATGGAAAAACGATTGTAGTTATTAACGATGAAGATGTGACTGAAGAAATTCGCTCTTTTGAGGTTAATTCCCGTGTAAGTGATGTTAGTTTAATACCGGGAGTAAGAAAAGCATTGGTGAAACTTCAGCGCAAAATTGGAGAAAATACAAATATTGTTGCTGAGGGAAGAGATATTGGAACAGTTGTTTTTCCTGAAGCAGAAGTTAAGATTTTTCTAATTGCTACTTTAGAAGAAAGAGCTAAAAGAAGATTGAAAGAATTTGAACAGAAAGGTGAACGTATCACGATTAAGGAAATTCAGGAAAATTTAAGTAAACGCGATTATATCGATTCGCATCGGGAAGTTAGCCCACTAATGAAAGCTGATGGTGCTTTTGAAGTCGATACTTCTGATTTAACAATTGAAGAACAGGTGAATAAAATATTAAAAATTGCGGAAGTAGTTTCTAATAAAATGAAATCAGTCATCGTAAAAGATGTTTGA
- a CDS encoding 4-hydroxy-3-methylbut-2-enyl diphosphate reductase codes for MKINIDSNAGFCWGVVRAIDFAEKELSTANKVYSLGDVIHNTAEVKRLNDLGLETISVNDFSKLEKGSKVLIRAHGEPPATYKLAAQNDLEIIDATCPIVTKVQERIRKFYDNNFQVVIFGKKDHAEVIGLRGVTSDNAIVVLSVDEALEKVDFQKPTVLFSQTTMDRETFQKITDALRERIKELQIGSIEEEAVQFHSKNTICGQVSGRDKKLREFAKANNVILFVAGKKSSNGKVLFNIAKEENPKTYFIEEENDIQFGWIDDADTVGVTGATSTPQWLMIKIKGYIEKR; via the coding sequence ATGAAAATTAATATAGATAGTAATGCAGGCTTTTGCTGGGGAGTAGTTAGAGCAATTGATTTTGCAGAAAAAGAGTTAAGCACTGCCAATAAAGTATATTCGCTCGGTGATGTTATTCATAATACGGCAGAAGTAAAAAGATTAAATGATCTTGGTCTTGAAACGATATCGGTTAATGATTTCTCAAAACTTGAAAAGGGAAGTAAGGTTTTAATTAGAGCGCATGGTGAGCCTCCAGCAACCTATAAATTAGCAGCTCAAAATGATTTGGAAATTATTGACGCAACCTGTCCCATTGTTACTAAGGTACAAGAACGGATAAGAAAATTTTATGATAATAATTTTCAGGTTGTAATCTTTGGTAAAAAAGATCACGCAGAAGTTATTGGTTTACGTGGTGTAACTTCTGATAATGCAATTGTTGTTCTTAGTGTTGATGAAGCGTTGGAAAAAGTTGATTTTCAAAAACCAACTGTTCTTTTTTCTCAAACCACAATGGATAGAGAGACATTCCAAAAGATTACTGATGCGTTGAGAGAAAGGATAAAGGAATTGCAGATCGGTTCAATTGAAGAGGAAGCAGTTCAGTTTCATTCGAAGAATACAATTTGCGGACAGGTTTCCGGTCGCGATAAAAAGTTACGAGAATTTGCTAAGGCAAATAATGTTATACTTTTTGTTGCTGGAAAGAAAAGCAGCAATGGAAAAGTTCTTTTTAATATTGCAAAAGAAGAAAATCCGAAGACATATTTTATAGAAGAAGAAAATGATATTCAGTTTGGATGGATTGATGATGCAGACACTGTTGGAGTTACCGGTGCTACTTCAACTCCACAATGGTTAATGATAAAAATAAAAGGATATATTGAAAAGAGATAA
- a CDS encoding HEPN domain-containing protein, whose product MKIDFDINKTTAYWVEGSIEDLDVAKSLFNSQKFLYSLFFGHLALEKMLKALFVKINMEHAPITHSLPLLIEKNKLIIPEVFKIKLVEFMDSILKVGIQSIGRSTLKNVMKNLQNKNLKR is encoded by the coding sequence ATGAAAATTGATTTTGACATAAATAAAACCACTGCATATTGGGTAGAAGGTTCGATAGAAGATTTAGATGTGGCAAAATCACTTTTTAATTCGCAAAAGTTTCTTTATTCATTATTTTTTGGACATTTGGCTTTAGAAAAAATGCTTAAAGCACTATTTGTGAAAATTAATATGGAACATGCACCAATTACTCATTCATTACCGTTGCTCATTGAAAAAAATAAATTAATAATTCCTGAAGTGTTTAAAATTAAACTCGTTGAGTTTATGGATTCTATATTGAAGGTAGGTATCCAATCGATAGGAAGAAGCACTTTGAAAAATGTGATGAAAAATTTACAAAACAAAAACTTGAAGAGATAA
- a CDS encoding nucleotidyltransferase domain-containing protein, whose amino-acid sequence MVESSIINIVKKYKDQLNKKGVEVNKILLYGSYAKHVNSKESDIDVAVISDNFGIDPIDEGMMLFRIAGEIDLRIEPVAFSRKSFEEDNWLPLIYEIKKTGIEVN is encoded by the coding sequence ATGGTTGAAAGCTCAATTATAAATATTGTTAAAAAATACAAAGATCAGCTTAATAAAAAAGGCGTTGAAGTTAATAAGATATTACTTTATGGTTCTTATGCAAAACATGTCAATTCTAAAGAGAGCGATATTGATGTGGCAGTTATCTCAGATAATTTCGGTATTGATCCTATTGATGAAGGAATGATGCTTTTTAGAATTGCCGGCGAAATCGATTTAAGAATAGAACCTGTTGCTTTTTCAAGGAAATCATTTGAAGAAGATAATTGGTTACCATTAATTTATGAAATAAAAAAAACTGGAATTGAGGTTAATTAA